DNA from Bacteroidota bacterium:
TCGCTGTGAGAGTGTTCGTGTTCTTCTTCTTCATGGTCATGGTCATGGTCATGAGTATTCTTTCTGTAATCTGCGCTTATTACTTTGTTGTTAGTAATCTCGTATACTGCAAATTCTTCACATCTTCCTGTGCGCTTTGCAATCGTTTTTCTGTCGTTTGTAGGTATTGCGATTTTCATTC
Protein-coding regions in this window:
- a CDS encoding NifB/NifX family molybdenum-iron cluster-binding protein, encoding MKIAIPTNDRKTIAKRTGRCEEFAVYEITNNKVISADYRKNTHDHDHDHEEEEHEHSHSDIMELLSDADMMIVQMVGKHMKSDLEKSNLEYQKTKESDIETILNTFLEK